One segment of Pyricularia oryzae 70-15 chromosome 3, whole genome shotgun sequence DNA contains the following:
- a CDS encoding nucleolar complex-associated protein 3: protein MASRAVKRRKITPPPADGEADGSKKASSTAFFNKHAASWNLEQDYESRPRKGKKKDKESTRLPIKTADGLIQHSQVPAADAASDEEWLDNGSEAGAQSEDAPAEAVAAKVPAKPQVPEREQILWAKEELAKLASALSEEPEENPGAFKALAQLGQTNIVAIKKLCLVTQMTIYKDVIPGYRIRPAEQDMEKEKLSKEVRRVRMYEQSLVSGYHSYIKELAALAKAKDPGTAKYASIAITCACSLLTSVPHFNFRTDLIKILVTKLSTRKVDDSYNKCLRALERLFRDDEEGRPAMEAVALLSKMMKARNYRIDESALNLFLHLRLLSEFSGKASQDHVDRPVEEGKKPKAKREFRTKRERKLLKEQKAVEKDMAHADALVSHEERDRMQSETLKLVFATYFRILKLRLPHLMGAVLEGLAKYAHLINQDFFGDLLEALKDLIQQTDEDASWDTAEGDTATEDGADEVEARNTSRESLLCIVTAFALLAGQDAHNSRSQLHLDLSYFTTRLFKGLTDLSVNPDLELGAGSLHLPDPDRPSVTKSNKVNLQTTTVLLIRCLTGVLLPPWNIRSVPPLRLAAFTKQLMTASLQVPEKSCQAILALLHDVSHTHGKKIAALWSTEERKGDGNFNPLSETVEGSNPFATTVWEGELLRRHYCPKVREGAKLLEKSLAM from the coding sequence ATGGCATCCAGGGCAGTTAAGAGGCGAAAGATCACGCCGCCTCCAGCAGACGGTGAGGCTGATGGTTCCAAGAAGGCGAGCAGCACCGCCTTCTTCAACAAGCACGCCGCCAGCTGGAATCTGGAGCAAGATTACGAATCCAGGCCGcgcaaaggaaaaaagaaggacaaggagaGCACCCGCCTGCCCATCAAGACAGCAGATGGTCTCATTCAACATAGCCAGGTGCCGGCCGCCGATGCGGCGAGCGACGAGGAATGGCTTGACAATGGCAGTGAGGCTGGCGCCCAGTCTGAGGATGCTCCTGCTGAGGCTGTCGCCGCCAAAGTCCCGGCGAAACCGCAGGTGCCGGAACGTGAGCAAATATTATGGGCCAAGGAGGAGCTGGCCAAACTTGCTTCCGCTCTGAGCGAAGAACCTGAGGAGAACCCAGGGGCTTTCAAGGCTCTAGCACAGCTCGGACAGACCAACATTGTTGCCATCAAGAAACTTTGTTTGGTCACGCAAATGACTATTTACAAGGATGTTATTCCAGGCTACCGCATCCGACCGGCGGAGCAGGACATGGAGAAGGAGAAGCTTTCCAAGGAAGTCCGAAGGGTTAGGATGTATGAGCAATCGCTTGTCTCTGGGTACCACTCCTACATCAAAGAACTCGCAGCCCTTGCCAAGGCAAAAGACCCGGGGACTGCAAAGTACGCCAGCATCGCCATAACATGTGCGTGTTCGCTACTCACATCGGTCCCACACTTCAACTTTCGCACCGACCTTATCAAGATTTTGGTCACTAAGCTGAGCACCAGAAAGGTGGATGACTCGTACAACAAATGTCTACGAGCTCTTGAGAGACTATTCCGGGATGATGAAGAGGGAAGACCGGCCATGGAGGCGGTTGCTCTCCTCTCCAAGATGATGAAGGCGCGAAACTACCGCATCGATGAGTCCGCACTCAACTTATTCCTTCACCTACGTCTTCTGTCTGAATTCTCTGGCAAGGCATCCCAGGACCATGTCGACCGACCAGTCGAGGAGGGCAAGAAACCAAAGGCCAAGAGGGAATTCCGCACAAAACGGGAACGGAAGCTCTTGAAGGAACAAAAGGCGGTTGAAAAGGATATGGCGCATGCCGATGCATTGGTGAGCCATGAGGAACGGGATCGGATGCAGTCGGAGACTCTGAAACTAGTGTTTGCCACTTACTTCCGAATCTTAAAGCTCAGACTGCCGCATCTGATGGGAGCTGTACTCGAAGGGCTAGCCAAGTATGCACACCTGATCAACCAAGATTTCTTCGGAGACCTTTTGGAGGCGCTCAAGGACCTTATTCAGCAGACAGATGAAGATGCAAGCTGGGATACCGCTGAGGGCGACACGGCCACAGAAGACGGCGCCGATGAGGTGGAGGCCCGCAACACTAGCCGCGAGTCCCTTCTCTGTATAGTCACTGCTTTCGCACTGCTAGCGGGACAGGACGCACACAACAGTCGATCTCAGCTCCACCTGGACCTTTCCTACTTCACGACGCGTCTATTCAAGGGCCTGACCGATCTCTCGGTGAACCCAGACCTGGAGCTGGGCGCCGGGTCTCTGCACCTTCCCGATCCCGACAGACCCAGCGTGACCAAGTCAAACAAAGTGAACCTACAGACCACGACGGTGCTGCTGATCAGGTGCCTGACGGGCGTCCTGCTACCGCCGTGGAACATACGCTCTGTGCCTCCCTTGCGCCTCGCAGCATTCACAAAGCAGCTCATGACCGCATCGCTACAGGTGCCAGAGAAGTCTTGCCAGGCCATACTGGCCCTGCTTCACGACGTCTCGCACACTCACGGGAAGAAGATTGCGGCGCTGTGGAGCACCGAGGAGCGCAAGGGTGACGGAAACTTCAACCCCCTCAGCGAGACCGTCGAAGGGAGCAATCCCTTTGCTACCACCGTTTGGGAAGGGGAGCTTTTGAGGAGACATTACTGTCCCAAGGTGCGCGAGGGTGCAAAACTGTTGGAGAAGAGTCTGGCTATGTAG